A genomic region of Salvia splendens isolate huo1 unplaced genomic scaffold, SspV2 ctg1064, whole genome shotgun sequence contains the following coding sequences:
- the LOC121788520 gene encoding uncharacterized protein LOC121788520 gives MDDHRNPSPPHRRAGAEEDGGGGRVTCTGKSCAARAIGDCVALCCCPCAVVNCFVLAFVKLPWAVARRRLRRSRRRVEVERKCDEGMLEIEAAGECVSAEELWIELAEIGHLGFGRISSAGINYYKKGN, from the coding sequence ATGGACGACCACCGCAATCCATCGCCGCCCCACCGCCGCGCCGGAGCGGAGGAGGACGGCGGCGGAGGGCGGGTGACGTGCACGGGGAAGTCGTGTGCGGCGCGGGCGATCGGCGACTGCGTGGCGCTGTGCTGCTGCCCGTGCGCGGTGGTGAACTGCTTCGTGCTGGCGTTCGTGAAGCTGCCGTGGGCGGTGGCGCGGCGGCGCCTGCGGAGGAGCCGGCGGCGGGTGGAGGTGGAGAGGAAGTGCGACGAAGGGATGCTTGAAATCGAGGCCGCCGGAGAGTGTGTAAGCGCGGAGGAGTTGTGGATTGAGCTGGCGGAGATTGGCCACTTGGGTTTTGGGAGGATTTCTTCTGCTGGAATTAATTACTACAAAAAGGGCAATTGA